A region from the Salidesulfovibrio onnuriiensis genome encodes:
- a CDS encoding flavin reductase family protein gives MSKRINIGDNAFILPEPMTVIGTIYNGKPNFMAAAWVTRCNYKPCLMAICINKAHATSEAIIRNGEYSINLASESMLDKVDAAGLISGHKADKSSLFEVHYGELEKAPLVMEAPLSLEMKLHDKLELPVDIIFVGEVMASWTEEKYMTEGFVDVEKVRPYTLTMPDNRYWSVGRQIGCAWHDGRELKNTLK, from the coding sequence TTCTGCCCGAACCAATGACCGTGATTGGCACCATATACAACGGCAAGCCCAATTTCATGGCTGCGGCCTGGGTGACGCGCTGCAACTACAAACCCTGCCTCATGGCCATCTGCATCAACAAGGCTCACGCCACGTCCGAGGCCATCATCCGCAACGGCGAGTACAGCATCAACCTGGCCTCGGAATCCATGCTTGATAAAGTGGACGCGGCTGGTCTCATATCCGGACACAAAGCGGACAAGTCGTCACTCTTCGAGGTGCATTACGGCGAACTCGAAAAGGCCCCCCTGGTCATGGAAGCTCCGCTGTCCTTGGAGATGAAACTCCACGACAAGCTCGAACTGCCTGTGGACATCATCTTCGTGGGCGAAGTCATGGCTTCCTGGACCGAAGAAAAATACATGACCGAAGGGTTCGTTGACGTCGAAAAGGTCCGGCCCTACACGCTGACCATGCCGGACAACCGTTACTGGAGTGTTGGCCGCCAGATAGGCTGCGCCTGGCATGACGGCAGGGAACTGAAAAACACGCTCAAGTGA
- a CDS encoding DUF2325 domain-containing protein has product MCAALIGGMDRLKRDYMDEAKKHGIKLKCYTGKERSIGGTVGEVDFVVMFTNKVSHKARKDILKAVKGKDVPVYMHHSCGVSTLRKCLDEAAC; this is encoded by the coding sequence ATGTGCGCGGCATTGATCGGCGGAATGGACAGGCTGAAGCGGGATTACATGGATGAAGCCAAAAAACACGGCATCAAGCTGAAGTGCTACACCGGCAAGGAACGCAGCATCGGCGGCACCGTGGGAGAAGTGGATTTCGTGGTCATGTTCACCAACAAGGTCTCCCACAAGGCGCGCAAGGACATCCTCAAGGCCGTGAAGGGCAAGGACGTGCCCGTGTACATGCACCACTCCTGCGGAGTGAGCACCCTGCGCAAATGCCTGGACGAGGCCGCCTGCTAG
- a CDS encoding chemotaxis protein, with protein MSKQDILLETGTNELEIIEFFVRERHGEEISTHYFGVNVAKVVEVVEAPEGLEGSEAAAHPSFLGTIPLRDLILPVVDLSIWLEMDKPKEENEPIIVTEFNNTVTGFLVSGVTMIHRINWRDVQPPSLYVKNFSTNCITGTIEIGDHITLMLDLELALAELDGGSAMVAGDITVAEQTYRALIADDSTSVRNVLRQNFEQANFEPTVVGDGQEAWNKLLQIKERAQAEGKRPLDYVDVVVSDVEMPQMDGYTLTRRIKEDPVLKELPVCLFSSLISKGIMHKGESVKADDQVTKPEFNALTGRVIALVKDWDPSKATTV; from the coding sequence ATGAGCAAACAGGATATTCTTCTGGAAACAGGCACCAACGAGCTTGAGATCATCGAATTTTTCGTGCGCGAGCGGCACGGGGAAGAGATTTCCACCCACTACTTCGGCGTCAACGTGGCCAAGGTGGTGGAGGTGGTGGAGGCTCCGGAAGGGCTGGAGGGCTCCGAGGCAGCCGCGCATCCGAGTTTTCTGGGCACCATTCCCCTGCGCGACCTGATCCTGCCCGTTGTGGACCTGAGCATCTGGCTGGAGATGGACAAGCCCAAGGAGGAGAACGAGCCCATCATTGTGACCGAGTTCAACAACACGGTCACCGGGTTCCTGGTCTCAGGGGTGACCATGATCCACCGCATCAACTGGAGGGACGTGCAGCCTCCCAGCCTGTATGTGAAGAATTTTTCCACCAATTGCATCACCGGCACCATCGAGATCGGCGACCATATCACCCTGATGCTCGACCTGGAGCTGGCCCTGGCCGAACTGGACGGCGGAAGCGCCATGGTGGCGGGAGATATTACCGTGGCGGAGCAGACGTACCGGGCCTTGATCGCCGACGATTCCACTTCGGTGCGCAATGTGCTGCGCCAGAATTTCGAACAGGCCAATTTCGAGCCCACCGTGGTGGGGGACGGCCAGGAGGCCTGGAACAAGCTGCTGCAGATCAAGGAACGGGCCCAGGCCGAGGGCAAGCGCCCCCTGGACTATGTGGACGTGGTGGTTTCGGATGTGGAGATGCCCCAGATGGACGGCTACACCCTGACCCGCAGGATCAAGGAGGACCCGGTGCTGAAGGAGCTGCCGGTCTGCCTGTTCTCCTCGCTCATCTCAAAGGGCATCATGCACAAGGGCGAATCGGTCAAGGCCGATGACCAGGTCACCAAGCCTGAGTTCAACGCCCTGACGGGACGGGTCATCGCGTTGGTCAAGGACTGGGATCCGTCCAAGGCGACCACTGTCTAG
- a CDS encoding N-acetylneuraminate synthase family protein: protein MQKVTSITLRSGVGIGEGHPCFVVAEIGNNHQGEIALAKEMIDKAAEAGVQAVKFQKRCTEALLTREGRAAPYTGCNSFGPTYGEHRDALELSIEEIGELKEYSEAKGLVFFASAWDEPSLQQILDLNVELLKISSAELVNLPLVYKYAQARIPIILSTGMSSLEDIDAAVETIRSVHDDLVLLHCNSTYPCPEEQIGLPVIESLRERYQLPVGYSGHERGLGPSVASVAFGACVVERHFTMDKTMKGTDHQASLEPRQLADMTDMIREVEKALAVKGKKVFPEEQAAAKKLRKCIVFSRDLPAGHVLSESDLTTRCPRVGVTPVHWNEVVGSTLKRAVSHEEPVQWDLLIRESEECAGAATS from the coding sequence ATGCAGAAAGTCACGTCCATTACTCTACGCTCCGGCGTCGGCATCGGTGAAGGGCACCCTTGTTTCGTGGTGGCCGAGATCGGCAACAACCATCAAGGTGAGATCGCCCTGGCCAAGGAGATGATCGACAAGGCCGCCGAGGCCGGTGTCCAGGCGGTCAAGTTCCAGAAGCGCTGCACCGAGGCGCTGCTGACCCGCGAGGGCCGCGCCGCGCCCTATACCGGTTGCAACAGCTTCGGCCCCACCTACGGGGAACACCGGGACGCCCTGGAGCTTTCCATCGAGGAAATCGGGGAGCTCAAGGAATACTCCGAGGCCAAGGGACTGGTCTTTTTCGCCTCGGCCTGGGACGAACCCAGCCTGCAGCAGATCCTGGACCTGAACGTGGAACTGCTCAAGATCAGTTCCGCGGAACTGGTCAACCTGCCCCTGGTCTACAAGTACGCCCAGGCGCGCATTCCCATCATCCTGTCCACGGGAATGAGTTCCCTGGAGGATATTGACGCGGCCGTGGAAACCATCCGTTCCGTGCATGACGATCTGGTGCTGCTGCATTGCAACTCCACCTATCCCTGCCCGGAAGAGCAGATCGGTTTGCCGGTCATTGAGAGCCTGCGCGAGCGCTATCAGCTGCCCGTGGGATATTCCGGGCACGAGCGTGGGCTTGGCCCGTCCGTTGCCTCCGTTGCCTTCGGCGCCTGCGTGGTGGAACGTCATTTCACCATGGATAAGACCATGAAGGGCACGGATCACCAGGCATCCCTGGAACCCCGTCAACTGGCGGACATGACCGACATGATTCGCGAGGTGGAGAAGGCCCTGGCGGTGAAGGGCAAGAAGGTCTTCCCGGAAGAGCAGGCCGCCGCCAAGAAGCTGCGCAAGTGCATTGTCTTTTCCCGCGATCTTCCGGCCGGCCACGTGCTTTCCGAGTCCGACCTGACCACCCGCTGCCCGCGCGTGGGCGTGACCCCGGTGCACTGGAACGAGGTGGTTGGTTCCACCCTGAAACGGGCCGTGAGCCATGAGGAACCCGTGCAGTGGGATCTGTTGATTCGGGAGAGCGAGGAGTGCGCGGGCGCTGCCACCTCCTGA
- a CDS encoding winged helix-turn-helix transcriptional regulator, producing the protein MEHTSNRVIQQLISEGSYLKPSKNTRVLAILDSLAHDSGLSQYELGRRLNLSGAMINQYLKQLQAEDLVEFLPVNGKSYRYVLTEAGEKRRRRMFSDYSSETIRLYTTVKDFVLDKLQDLCDRGKTRLALFGASETCEVVLSALKDSPFQVMLLLDSSMSKQGLIFHGHVVSAPHVLDHVDCDAVVITSFGRQDEIYEQIKPVADTRGFEIVRF; encoded by the coding sequence ATGGAACATACCAGCAACAGGGTCATCCAGCAGCTTATATCTGAGGGATCCTACCTGAAGCCGAGCAAGAACACCCGCGTCCTGGCCATTCTTGACTCCCTGGCGCATGACTCCGGCCTTTCCCAGTATGAACTGGGACGCCGCCTGAATCTTTCCGGCGCCATGATCAACCAGTACCTCAAGCAGCTCCAGGCCGAGGATCTCGTGGAGTTTCTGCCCGTCAACGGGAAAAGCTACCGGTATGTCCTTACCGAGGCCGGGGAAAAACGCCGCCGCCGGATGTTTTCGGACTATTCCTCCGAAACCATTCGGCTGTACACCACGGTCAAGGATTTCGTGCTGGACAAGCTCCAGGACCTTTGCGACCGGGGCAAGACCCGGCTGGCGCTGTTCGGCGCTTCGGAAACCTGCGAAGTGGTGCTTTCCGCTTTGAAGGATTCCCCGTTCCAGGTCATGCTGTTGCTGGACAGCAGCATGAGCAAGCAGGGGCTCATATTTCATGGACATGTGGTTTCCGCGCCCCATGTCCTCGACCATGTGGACTGCGATGCCGTGGTGATCACCTCATTCGGCAGGCAGGACGAAATCTATGAACAGATCAAGCCGGTTGCGGATACGCGCGGCTTCGAGATCGTGAGATTCTAA
- a CDS encoding long-chain-fatty-acid--CoA ligase, producing MENIERPWLKSYDPEVTPAIDYEKIPLHRFLDRAAKRWPRRKAVVFQNWSVTYGKLKRLTEIFAANLKKMGLRKGDRVALMLPNTPQALIAYWGCLRAGAVVVWTNPLYMETEILHHFNDCEARFLIAVDLLWPRLEKLMPELPIEKYFFTSIADGLAFPLNMLYQFKVRREGNRPAIPFDNKAVFPFKPLLKGSDTYTCERIDPDEVAMLQYTGGTTGVAKGCMLTHFNLGANVQQCQSMLSELEKEPQTFLGVLPYFHIYGLTTCVNWPMSMGATLIPFPRYVPQDVLKGIHKHRPTVFPGAPSVYISLLQQKNVAKFDMKSINYCVSGSAPMPVEYIDKFNEMTQATILEGFGLTEASPVTHLNPIRGQRKAGSIGLPFPDTDAKVVDMDVGGESLPMGKMGELVIRGPQVMKGYYNRPDATADVLRNGWLYTGDIAYMDEDGYFFIVDRKKDLIISGGYNIYPREIDEVLYAHPKIKEAVTVGIPYEGRGEIVKVYLVLEPGAELSRADVIGYCREKLANYKVPRQVEFRNELPKTMVGKVLRRALRDEEVAKAERKQKRRAERGAGKDARQEAPP from the coding sequence ATGGAGAATATCGAACGCCCCTGGCTCAAGTCCTACGACCCCGAGGTCACTCCTGCCATCGATTACGAGAAGATACCCCTGCACCGGTTTCTGGACCGGGCGGCCAAGCGGTGGCCCAGGCGCAAGGCCGTGGTCTTCCAGAACTGGTCGGTCACCTACGGAAAGCTCAAGCGGCTGACGGAAATCTTTGCCGCCAACCTCAAGAAGATGGGGCTGCGCAAGGGGGACAGGGTGGCCCTCATGCTGCCCAACACGCCGCAGGCCCTGATTGCCTATTGGGGCTGCCTGCGTGCCGGGGCCGTGGTGGTCTGGACCAATCCCCTGTACATGGAAACCGAGATCCTGCATCACTTCAACGACTGCGAGGCCCGGTTCCTCATCGCCGTGGACCTGCTCTGGCCCAGGCTGGAAAAGCTCATGCCCGAGCTGCCCATTGAAAAGTACTTTTTCACCTCCATTGCGGACGGGTTGGCCTTCCCCCTGAACATGCTCTACCAGTTCAAGGTGCGGCGCGAGGGCAACCGCCCGGCCATTCCCTTTGACAACAAGGCCGTGTTTCCGTTCAAGCCTCTGCTGAAGGGGAGCGACACCTATACCTGCGAGCGCATCGACCCGGACGAAGTGGCCATGCTGCAGTACACGGGCGGCACCACCGGTGTGGCCAAGGGCTGCATGCTCACCCATTTCAATCTGGGGGCCAACGTCCAGCAGTGCCAGTCCATGCTCAGCGAACTGGAAAAGGAGCCCCAGACCTTTCTGGGCGTGTTGCCCTATTTCCATATATATGGGCTGACCACCTGCGTGAACTGGCCCATGTCCATGGGCGCGACCCTGATCCCCTTCCCGCGCTACGTGCCCCAGGACGTGCTCAAGGGCATCCACAAGCATCGGCCCACGGTGTTTCCCGGCGCGCCCTCGGTGTATATTTCCCTGCTGCAGCAGAAGAACGTGGCCAAGTTCGACATGAAGTCCATCAACTACTGTGTGTCGGGCTCGGCTCCCATGCCTGTTGAATACATCGACAAGTTCAACGAGATGACCCAGGCCACCATCCTGGAGGGCTTCGGGCTCACCGAGGCCTCCCCCGTGACCCATCTCAACCCCATCCGAGGCCAGCGCAAGGCCGGTTCCATCGGCCTGCCGTTTCCGGATACGGACGCCAAGGTCGTGGACATGGACGTGGGGGGCGAATCCCTGCCCATGGGCAAGATGGGCGAGCTGGTCATTCGCGGGCCGCAGGTCATGAAGGGCTACTACAACCGCCCGGACGCCACCGCCGACGTGCTGCGAAACGGCTGGCTCTATACCGGCGACATCGCCTACATGGACGAGGACGGCTATTTCTTCATCGTGGACCGCAAGAAGGACCTGATCATCTCGGGCGGGTACAACATCTATCCGCGCGAGATCGACGAGGTGCTTTACGCCCACCCCAAGATCAAGGAGGCCGTCACCGTCGGCATTCCTTACGAGGGGCGCGGCGAGATCGTCAAGGTCTACCTGGTGCTTGAGCCCGGTGCGGAGCTCTCCCGTGCGGACGTCATCGGGTACTGTCGGGAGAAGCTTGCCAACTACAAGGTCCCCAGGCAGGTGGAGTTCCGGAACGAGTTGCCCAAGACAATGGTGGGCAAGGTGCTCCGCCGGGCCCTGCGCGACGAGGAGGTCGCCAAGGCCGAGCGGAAGCAGAAACGTAGGGCCGAGCGCGGTGCCGGAAAGGATGCACGACAGGAAGCCCCGCCATGA
- a CDS encoding substrate-binding periplasmic protein, whose protein sequence is MPRLLAIITLLATLAFPSIGSATNFEILTGEWAPYVSESMEGGGPTAIIVTEALKAAGHSATFKYVPWARTEALTQSGQAVGTFPWSATEKFSQTCLQSTPLASQKMVFFYLKDKMPGWDYTTLDALKSLKVGGSRGYTYVEMFEGAGIKPDYAADVSKSFKKLLAGRVDVVPESQLVGWQTIKSGFAADEGKFANADTPLFVKALYLQISKKHPDGQALFDAFEKGFQMIKDNGTYKGILDKYGLSE, encoded by the coding sequence ATGCCCCGCTTGCTCGCCATCATAACCCTGCTCGCCACACTGGCCTTCCCGTCCATAGGCTCGGCGACAAACTTCGAAATCCTTACCGGCGAATGGGCGCCCTACGTTTCCGAATCCATGGAAGGCGGAGGGCCCACGGCCATCATCGTCACCGAGGCCCTCAAGGCCGCGGGCCATTCCGCCACCTTCAAGTACGTGCCCTGGGCGCGCACCGAGGCGCTGACCCAATCCGGCCAGGCCGTGGGCACCTTCCCGTGGTCGGCCACGGAAAAATTTTCCCAGACCTGCCTGCAATCCACACCGCTGGCCAGCCAGAAGATGGTCTTCTTCTATCTCAAGGACAAGATGCCCGGATGGGACTACACCACCCTGGATGCGCTCAAGAGCCTCAAGGTGGGCGGCTCGCGCGGATACACCTATGTGGAAATGTTCGAGGGAGCTGGCATCAAGCCCGACTATGCCGCGGACGTGAGCAAGTCCTTCAAGAAGCTTTTGGCCGGGCGCGTCGACGTGGTGCCCGAAAGCCAACTGGTGGGTTGGCAAACCATCAAGAGTGGTTTTGCAGCCGACGAGGGCAAGTTCGCCAATGCCGACACGCCCCTGTTCGTCAAGGCCCTCTATCTCCAGATCTCCAAGAAACATCCCGACGGACAGGCTCTGTTCGACGCCTTTGAAAAGGGCTTCCAGATGATCAAGGACAACGGCACCTACAAGGGCATCCTGGACAAGTACGGTTTGTCCGAATAG
- a CDS encoding peptidylprolyl isomerase codes for MIKLETTMGDIVLELNEEKAPKSAANFQQYVEEGFYDGTIFHRVIDGFMVQGGGMIEDMSQKTTRDPIENEANNGLKNDKYTVAMARTMDPHSATAQFFINVQDNGFLNFSAETSQGWGYAVFGKVVEGTEVVDKIKAVETGNHGFHENVPLEPIVITKASVVE; via the coding sequence ATGATCAAGCTTGAAACCACCATGGGCGACATCGTCCTGGAACTGAACGAGGAAAAGGCCCCGAAGAGCGCCGCCAACTTCCAGCAATACGTGGAGGAAGGGTTCTACGACGGCACCATTTTCCACCGCGTCATCGACGGCTTTATGGTCCAGGGCGGCGGCATGATCGAGGACATGTCCCAGAAGACCACCCGCGATCCCATCGAGAACGAAGCCAACAACGGGCTGAAGAACGACAAGTACACCGTGGCCATGGCCCGGACCATGGATCCGCATTCCGCCACGGCCCAGTTCTTCATCAACGTGCAGGACAACGGCTTCCTGAATTTTAGCGCCGAGACCTCGCAGGGCTGGGGTTACGCCGTCTTCGGCAAGGTGGTGGAAGGCACCGAGGTGGTGGACAAGATCAAGGCCGTGGAAACCGGCAACCACGGCTTCCATGAAAACGTTCCCCTTGAGCCCATCGTCATCACCAAGGCTTCCGTGGTGGAATAG
- a CDS encoding cobyrinate a,c-diamide synthase: MSVATFPRLLIAGLSGGTGKTIVSLGLARAWTRAGKSVRSFKKGPDYIDATWLGLASRRFCTNLDPYFLSGETLRSLVHERMQGCDVGLIEGNRGLFDGKDEQGSCSSSELARQLETPVVLAIDCTKMTRTVAAIVQGCAHFEPGLRLAGVICNRTAGERHRAILRRSIEEHTDVPVLGMLPKFRENPIPERHMGLMSDQEYDPASYGGHDQALDAIADVVGEWLDLDALWRVAESAPEFGEPAPLWPEPAAEKCVRIGYVHDEALWFYYQENLEALERAGAELVRLSLLDDQPWPEIHGLYLGGGFPETLALRLANQSRTRIHVKNFSEAGMPIYAECGGFMYLCDTLEYDGSVYPMAGVFPVATSFCPRPQGLGYTEAEAVADTPFYARGTRVRGHEFHYSRCVAAKSGNLRFALKMERGNGMLDGCDGLVSNSTFAGYNHIHALAVPDWAPRFVAAALKFKAGQ; this comes from the coding sequence ATGAGCGTGGCTACATTCCCTCGACTTCTCATTGCCGGGTTGTCCGGCGGCACCGGCAAGACCATCGTCAGCCTCGGCCTGGCGCGTGCCTGGACCCGTGCGGGCAAGTCCGTGCGTTCGTTCAAGAAGGGCCCGGACTACATTGACGCGACCTGGCTCGGCCTGGCCTCCCGGCGTTTCTGCACCAATCTCGATCCCTATTTCCTGAGCGGGGAAACCTTGCGCTCCCTCGTGCATGAACGCATGCAGGGCTGCGATGTGGGTCTTATCGAGGGCAATCGCGGCCTGTTCGACGGCAAGGACGAGCAGGGCTCCTGCTCCTCGTCCGAGCTGGCCCGCCAGCTGGAAACCCCTGTGGTGCTGGCCATCGACTGTACCAAGATGACCCGCACGGTGGCGGCCATCGTGCAGGGGTGCGCCCATTTCGAGCCCGGTCTCAGACTGGCCGGAGTCATCTGCAACCGCACCGCCGGTGAGCGACATCGCGCCATCCTGCGCCGCAGCATAGAGGAGCACACCGACGTGCCCGTGCTGGGCATGCTGCCCAAGTTCAGGGAGAACCCCATTCCCGAGCGGCACATGGGCCTGATGTCCGACCAGGAGTATGATCCGGCTTCCTACGGCGGCCATGACCAGGCTTTGGACGCCATTGCCGATGTGGTCGGGGAGTGGCTGGACCTGGACGCACTGTGGCGGGTGGCGGAAAGCGCGCCCGAGTTTGGCGAGCCAGCGCCCCTGTGGCCCGAGCCCGCTGCCGAAAAATGTGTGCGCATCGGGTACGTGCACGACGAGGCCCTGTGGTTCTATTATCAGGAGAACCTGGAGGCCCTGGAGCGCGCCGGGGCCGAGCTGGTGCGCCTTTCCCTGCTCGATGACCAGCCCTGGCCCGAGATCCACGGCCTGTACCTGGGCGGCGGGTTTCCGGAAACGCTTGCCCTGCGTCTGGCCAACCAGTCCCGGACCCGCATCCATGTGAAGAATTTTTCGGAAGCGGGAATGCCCATCTATGCCGAGTGCGGCGGGTTCATGTACCTGTGCGACACCCTGGAGTATGACGGCAGCGTCTATCCCATGGCCGGCGTCTTTCCGGTGGCCACCTCGTTCTGTCCCCGGCCCCAGGGTCTGGGATATACCGAGGCCGAGGCCGTTGCGGATACCCCGTTCTATGCACGGGGAACCCGCGTGCGCGGCCATGAGTTCCATTATTCGCGCTGCGTGGCGGCCAAATCCGGCAACCTGCGTTTCGCCCTGAAGATGGAGCGGGGCAACGGAATGCTGGACGGCTGCGACGGGCTGGTGAGCAACAGCACCTTTGCCGGGTACAACCATATCCACGCCCTGGCCGTGCCGGACTGGGCGCCGCGTTTCGTGGCCGCGGCGTTGAAATTCAAGGCCGGGCAATAG
- a CDS encoding dissimilatory sulfite reductase D family protein translates to MPLELESAKAEIIKFCEEKSKSKSKFYFNDFTKLFPDAKAREVKKVLTALVQEEKMVFWSSGSTTMYGLAGVGKQAAAEGE, encoded by the coding sequence ATGCCTCTGGAACTTGAATCCGCAAAAGCAGAAATCATCAAGTTTTGCGAAGAAAAATCCAAATCCAAGTCTAAATTCTACTTCAACGACTTCACCAAGCTTTTCCCCGATGCAAAAGCTCGCGAAGTCAAGAAGGTCCTGACCGCTCTGGTGCAGGAAGAAAAGATGGTCTTCTGGTCATCCGGCAGCACCACCATGTATGGTCTGGCCGGTGTCGGCAAGCAGGCCGCTGCTGAAGGCGAATAG
- the dsrB gene encoding dissimilatory-type sulfite reductase subunit beta gives MAFISSGYNPEKPMENRISDIGPQHFTEFLQPVIKKNFGKWVYHEILEPGVLKHVAESGDAVYTVRCGTARLMSVTHIREICDIADQWCDGYLRFTTRNNIEFMVEDEGKAKDLKKFLNDQKFPGGSFKFPVGGTGAGVSNIVHTQGWVHCHTPATDASGTVKATMDAVFDQFTDMKLPAPVRISMACCLNMCGAVHCSDIAILGIHRKPPIIDHKYLDNLCEIPLAVAACPTGAVRPSKVEVDGKDYKTVAIKEERCMFCGNCYTMCPSLPLADKEGDGIALMVGGKVSNRITKPAFSKVVVPFLPNNTPRWPEMTDVIKRILTAYSEGANKYERLGDWATRIGWERFFEVCDLEFSEHLIDDFRDPAYYTWRQTTQFKW, from the coding sequence ATGGCTTTTATCTCTTCTGGATACAATCCTGAAAAACCGATGGAAAACCGGATCTCGGACATCGGGCCTCAGCACTTCACTGAGTTCCTCCAGCCGGTCATCAAGAAGAACTTCGGCAAATGGGTTTACCATGAAATCCTGGAACCCGGTGTGCTCAAGCACGTGGCCGAATCCGGCGACGCCGTATACACCGTTCGTTGCGGTACCGCACGTCTGATGTCCGTCACTCACATCCGTGAGATCTGCGACATCGCCGACCAGTGGTGCGACGGCTACCTGCGCTTCACCACTCGTAACAACATCGAGTTCATGGTGGAAGACGAAGGCAAGGCCAAGGATCTGAAGAAGTTCCTCAACGACCAGAAGTTCCCCGGCGGTTCCTTCAAGTTCCCCGTGGGCGGCACCGGCGCTGGTGTGTCCAACATCGTCCACACCCAGGGCTGGGTCCACTGCCACACTCCGGCAACCGACGCTTCCGGTACCGTTAAGGCCACCATGGACGCCGTGTTCGACCAGTTCACCGACATGAAGCTGCCCGCTCCGGTGCGCATCTCCATGGCTTGCTGCCTGAACATGTGCGGCGCCGTGCACTGCTCCGACATCGCTATCCTCGGTATCCACCGCAAGCCGCCCATCATCGACCACAAGTACCTGGACAACCTGTGCGAAATCCCGCTGGCAGTGGCTGCATGCCCCACCGGCGCCGTGCGTCCGTCCAAGGTCGAAGTCGATGGCAAGGACTACAAGACCGTGGCCATCAAGGAAGAACGCTGCATGTTCTGCGGTAACTGCTACACCATGTGTCCTTCCCTGCCCCTGGCGGACAAGGAAGGCGACGGTATCGCACTGATGGTTGGTGGTAAGGTTTCCAACCGCATCACCAAGCCGGCCTTCTCCAAGGTTGTTGTTCCGTTCCTGCCGAACAACACCCCGCGTTGGCCTGAAATGACCGACGTCATCAAGCGTATCCTCACCGCCTACTCTGAAGGCGCCAACAAGTACGAGCGCCTGGGCGACTGGGCTACCCGTATCGGTTGGGAACGCTTCTTCGAAGTTTGCGACCTCGAGTTCTCCGAACACCTGATCGACGACTTCCGCGATCCCGCTTACTACACCTGGCGTCAGACCACTCAGTTCAAGTGGTAG